From a single Vicinamibacteria bacterium genomic region:
- a CDS encoding CHRD domain-containing protein, whose amino-acid sequence MRMRLLTVIAGLAAVLWTGGIRADDDREFGARLLGSGEVPAVQTNATGRVEIAFNEDETKLQFELAVRKGVRVTQSHIHCAPLGVNGPIVVFLAGFHSRGWDVDGRWVENATATDANVIPPPAGSTCPHVINNLRDLANAIRQGDAYVNVHTVANPGGEIRGQLRAAHDKEDH is encoded by the coding sequence ATGAGGATGAGGCTTCTTACCGTGATCGCGGGGCTGGCTGCAGTCCTTTGGACGGGCGGGATCCGCGCTGACGACGACCGGGAGTTCGGAGCTAGGCTCTTGGGCTCGGGTGAAGTCCCCGCCGTCCAGACCAATGCGACAGGGAGGGTCGAAATCGCCTTCAACGAAGATGAGACAAAGCTGCAGTTCGAGCTGGCGGTCCGGAAGGGCGTGCGCGTGACCCAGTCCCACATCCACTGTGCGCCCCTAGGCGTGAATGGCCCGATCGTGGTGTTCCTGGCCGGATTCCATAGCCGCGGGTGGGACGTGGACGGTAGGTGGGTAGAAAACGCCACCGCTACAGATGCCAACGTAATACCTCCCCCTGCGGGATCGACGTGTCCCCATGTCATCAATAATCTTCGCGACCTTGCCAACGCGATCCGGCAGGGAGATGCTTACGTTAACGTCCATACCGTAGCCAACCCCGGCGGCGAGATCCGGGGGCAGCTCCGGGCGGCTCACGACAAAGAAGACCACTGA